The genomic DNA TTATGGTGCTATGATACTCTGGGGTATTGACTGATTGTAAATTGGTTCAATTATTACCTATAAGAATAGGATGTCTAATGAGCAGTATTTCTACTTATTCTTCCCttaaaacttgtattaatttgtGGACTTTTGGTTGTTGCAGCTGCTTTGACTACACAAATGCATTGGCAGTGAGTTCTTTTCTCCTCCATATCCtaagaaacataatttttcttcaTGTGGCCTTAATACTGGGTTAGTGTTTTGGAAATTTCAGGATTTGGTAGTGGGTTACATGGGTGTGCCAAAATACAATGGAATCAACATGACACATCATCCACAATATGTTACCATCAGGTAAGTTCATTTTGATTTAGGGAGTAAATATTTTATGCAACTGACTATTTCTTGCCACACATGGAAAGAGgtaatttttttgctttattttttctcattgaAATGATAGAAATGAACGTGGTAGAGAAATGCTCAATCTTGTCAAAGATCTTTTGGAGATTACTTCAACAACCAGCAGTGTAATATTCTCAGCTCTCACATACATTTTGCtgttaaaatttcataaagTAACTTGTATTATCTTTACAGGGTGACCGACGTCCTTTTGTTATGGAGACAGTCAAGGCAGATGATAATGCGAAATTAGGTATGTAGTGAGGTCTTACTTTTATTATTGGACAATGTCAATTTTCTGGAAATGTCTCCACAACCCTCTCATATTGCACGTGTTCTGATTTTCTCTTTCCTGACCATAACAGAAGCCAGGCTGTTTGTCATCCTATTCTTGTGACTTGCCAGAGGTATAGGGGCAGCACTTAAGGAAAAATTccaaatcatatttttcttttaaattttgataatcaCTTATTTCAGCATGACCACATATATTACGTGATCAtgtgtaatatttaaatttaggaATCCTTTGCATAGATTTCATGTGCAAAATCCTCCAAAATTTCCCATGCTATGCTCCCCTTTGCACCTTTAGAATGTTCACTTTAAGCCTTCAAAACAACAATTCTTTTTAAACCAAAACTCCTTAAAAGCAAAAGATGTTAAATCTTTTCGTAAAGCCAAAAGACATCTGGCTTGTAATTCTTCACTAAGTTTAAGAAGGCATAGAGTTAAAAGACTTTTCTTTAAgagctaaaatattttatagggTTTGTAAATCCAAAAGACACTTGGCTTTATTTCTTGATCATAAAGTCTAGAAAGAACAAAGGCTTCACTTTAAATCCAATGAAGTCTAGTCATTACTAGTAGGGCCAAAGGTTAGGAGCATGAGTCATTGGACCTTTTGtatcttcttttcctttgtaaCTTATTCTCTAGTAATTTATCATATTGCAATTATACTTTATCTGCAAATTACAATTTACTCCaaagaaataagatttattgTGACATCCCTTAGATTAGTTTCTTATAAGACTAAGACCATTCCTTCCATCTTATTAATTTTCCATATAATTTTATGTGTCTGTTAAATTCATTTGGACAGGAAAAACAATTTAGAAAAATAGTAGTTAAAAGATATACTTATGGAGAAACatttctttgaaaataattGGCTGAATATCAGTCCAACAAATAAGAGACACATTATAGAATATTTCTCCTACTATAGGGTTAACAGATTCTTTGTTGGATTGCTATAATTCTTCATTGACTCAAAATGACTATAATTCTTTATTGACTCATCAAATAGTCTGATGTGTCCGTTTATAGCCTCAAATTAGGGATCACCGGTTGACAGCATTAAAACTGTTGGAGAGTCCTAAGTGGAATAGGAGTGTtacaaagagataaagaagactGCTAAAGTGCTGGAAAGATAAGCAGAGAGTTTGAAGATTGAAACTCCTAGAAATCAGGAGAAATAATAGGAGTAGATTtgattattatcttttattgtttattgcTTAAAGTTCTGTTATAGTTTATCTTATTGCTGTAtattatctcctaaatattaggattAGATAGCTTAGAACTTGTATAAATAGATGTCTATTCATTGAATCAATTAACAAGTTTGAGTTCTACAAACTTAGTTGAAGTTCTTGGGTGTTATACCCTTAGAACAAAATCTGTTCAAAAACTATATAATTGATTTAACACAGTAACTCTCTTAATGACAGTGGGTAAAGATTTGAGAATTCTTTATTGGTCctgtttaatatttttcttctacAAATATCCACCTTGTTACTAAAAATCATATACTGTTCTGGTTGGGACACCATTCTATCACATGTAGTAGTACAACATGTTGCAACCTTGTATGAGCATATTGCCTTTTAAAGGCTCATAAGTTGTAaataaaccttttttttttttttcctgctgATAACAAACTTTTAAGGTTACAAGGACAATAGAAAATCATGTCTCTTCATCAGTGATCTCTATCACCAATATGATTTCTATCCAATGTAATCTAAGGACAAAGACCAAATACAAAACCTTCTGAAATGCATGTAATAAATgaacaatattaaataaaatagcGTTGGCTTTGTAGCACATATAATTCCTTCAAGCACCCCTAGCCCAGACCTTTcagtttcctttttcttttacttggaTATTGATAAAGAACGAATTGGGGTTTTGTTAGAGAAAGAACTTGTTATGTAAATGGGTTTTtgatagagaaagaaagaaaatgtgtAAATGTGGATATTGTTTGAAAGAGAGGGCTCCcatgttttatattattctcCACAGTAAGCTTTCTCAATAATCTTCATCTCTGGAGGTAGGTTTATGCCAACCATATGTTCTTGTGATGATCATTTCTTTGTTTCCAGACCAGAGAAGGGTGCTTGTCTTGTATTTGTAGAAGTGTAAGACGCATCCTAGTGGGTCCAATGGCATAGATGTATTGTTAATTGATTTTGGACAATTTAATCTAAATTAGAAGAGAGGGGGGAGAGGAAAGGTCCTTCTatttatcaaattatatatatatatatatatatattatgtagcCCTTTGTATAAGATAGCAGGAAGAAACAGAATACTCCAGTGTcatacaacatatccagcctttatcccactagaATACTCCAATGTCATACCAtactaaattattattgtaCTGATCTCCACAGTTGACAATTTACTAAAAACTAGAGTTGtgggattttgtttttttttttttttatttatacagaGCAAATCTGATTTCCTACATGAGTTGCAAACATTTTACAAGTTGTGTACTTCTATTTTAAATTACTGTCTCCTTCTCAGGGAAGGGTCCTTCACAGCCTGCCCCAAAGTTTATTGGGAACTTAATAGCATTTGTGCTAAACTTGGTAAGAGCTTTTTGGTGTTGCATCAGTGACAGCAGAAACTGGAAAATAACtttcatttaaatttgttattttctgtGCAGATTGGTCCAAAGGGTCTAGAATTTGCTCGATATTCTCTCGACTACCATACCATCCGGAATTATCTATATACTTATTGCACATGGGGAGAACAGAGGTATGTCCTGATAagataaagcaaaaaaaatgaaaagaaaaagtaagtTTGATGAAATAAGGGCCTTTCTTTGCTCCTGACTTATGAAGCTCTAATGAATGCAGAGCTAGCAGGCACATGCCTTCGTATGCAAAGAAAATTGTTTCCATGTACAACAAGAATGGAGAAATTGATCAGATGCTTTCCAGAAAGTGATTTTGTCATGGAATGTGTCTTAAATAAAGAGCTGCATTATATCTGAAATTTTGAATATGATTATAAATGTTTGTTTACAAGTGTTCTATTGATAAAAAACATTGTATGATCCTACATGCAGTTGTAACATTCTAAACAAAGGAAAAAACATATCATATATTGTAACATAATCCAGGTTTGTTTAATGAAGGTTTTGGCTAGCTTAGTCTTGTCTGTTTTAAAGGCCACCCTACATTTGTTAAATCCAGCTTTCGCACATTTCCACATGTTGAAATCCATTGTGTCACGGAAGATTACTGCCTTCAGTTTGTAAAAGTTAGTAAATACTGAGACCAAAAATGAGGACTTGCAATTAGGTTCTGTCTTTGTCCCTGCTATTTCAATAAAGAGGCAGCCTGCTTAAAATTGAAGCACGGATGTGACAAGACTGGTTTTGCTGAAAGCTTGCTTGTTTTTAGCAACCAAGGTAATGAGCTCGAAAGAGCATCGCTCAAGCTGATAGAAACTTGGACTGGGTAACGATCATTTTTACTTAAGGAACAAGAAAATGGTGAGCTAGCCTTTGTTTAAACAGGTTCAATCTTTTTGGTTTCATCACTGACTGGTTTTGCATGGATTTTGGCTGCTCTCTGTAGCTCGACATAACTCACTTACAAACGCGTTTCTGATTATTTACCCTACACACAAGATCCTGGGACCAAACTCTTAGATCAAGCCATACAATGGTAAAAGACCAAACAGGAGCTGTCATGACAAGTACTTAGGATCCAGCCTTGGGAGCATGGCATCCGATTCGTCAAGTTgcattgggggggggggggggtggtggcGCTAGGATATTAAGGGACAATGTCCAACCTCCAGATGCTGCAAACACCGCAAAAACATATCAGAACAACAAGGAGTGGGCGTTTCTGGCGAGGAACTGAGGAATTTAGGTGATGGCCACCCCCATGTGTTTTCCCTCTCTTGGGAACAGTGATGTCTGAAGTAAGAGGAAGCAGAGTCAGTCAGAGAAGAACCTTGAAAATTCCAATGGAAAAAGGACAGAATAACAACTGCTGTTATCCATTTTACAAGCTGGAAGTTGGGAGCAAGATTGAAATGTTCAAAATAAGTGTGAAAGCAAGAGACTACCTGTTGTTTTCTCATCAGGGTTTCACATTGAATCACATTACTAGATTGACCATTTTTTGCATGTTTTAATTACTGATCACAGCATGGAAACTCGTGGGATGTCCTTTCATCTACTCTGTTTTTCTATGTGAAATGTTCTTTTGACTTCTTGTGTACATGAGTGAAGACTTAGTGTTGTTGGATCAGTGGGCAGCTAATAAATATGTCTGAAGCCCGCTGTTtacattaatttgattttattgcaTTTCTAGCAGGCACAGTTGCATCCATCTTGCGAGTTGTTCTTGGTTTCTTCCCCCCCTTACCCCACCCGCGCCGAAGTCGAAAGAACATAGtttagaaagaaataagaaagggGGCGATGATGGAATCTGGGTCTAAGAGATGATTGTGAATGATAcagcaaaataataaatttaagacAACAATTATACGTGATTTGACAATACTTATAATGTGGAAGGATGGTTGAATGTTGAATTTATACTTGTATCAAAGATAAAGtatgcaaatatataaatagataaaattgtGTTACTATTACATAAGTCTATTTTTTGAGAGTCCAAAAACTCATTTTTGTACATAACCTTAATCATGctttataaaaatactatacAAATCGATAACTTTTTAGTTAAACTATACAAAGATGGTAATAGTAAATTACAGAACCATCCCTTTTTACAGTAAGTGTGCTACACACCCTCACTTTCTACTTTATTGTCTGCTAACAAATAATAAACTAAGTTTGGTAAGTTGATCATATGAGCTACAGCTGTCAAGAAGGGAtattggaaattagttttttttcaatcaacccTGTGGGGGTTTTGAGGTATTTGGTATTGATGAGTGTAAACTTGATGATGAATGCTTCTGCTGCATTTTCCTTGATTTTTAGTTGTTGGGTATATTTTGACTCTGAAGGCAGGAATTTATGGTGAGAAGGAGTTCACATGAATTCTATGGAAAGAAGTTGTGAAGAAAAATGTGGCTGATCCAATGAAATTGAAGGCATTTACACCTAGAGAGGTGTCAACTGGCTGCCTAGATACATGTGCAGACTGTTGGGAGTCTACAACATGGTCTTAAATTTGGTCGACAATTTTTGCATGGACCATTTTGGCCGATCTAGCTTAATTcacaaatgggaaaaaaaattaaaacaaaatgtaGAGTGAGTgaattctcatatatatatatatataatatgcccAAGGCTTAGGATACTTCACCAAAGACTGTTTGTGTTTGAGAATGAGATCTctttcatcttcctcttcttcttcttctccttactATTGTGGGCTCTATCCATGTGCATGGCAACATGGAGATTTTGGAGGTTTCTGTGAACAGTTCCTAAGCAAAACCAAGTCAAGAGTCTCTTATCACATTGAAGAGAATAGTGATGTTGGGGTATATTGGACAGAGGGTCCACCTATATTTAATGGGCCCTGGGTGGACCATGCTAGGAGATAGAGCCCATATGTTGTGTTAATGACTAGGTGGAACAAAACCAAATTGAGAATATGGAGGGAtgtcttattattattatttgtcttCGAAAATTTGAATGGCCACTTGGGTCTTGGATTGAATTTAGAGATGGTCATTTTCATTTCTCTTGGATTATCTGAATATAGATGTACAGAGACTTGAAACTAGAAAAAACGAAAAATCCTCATCTTCCTTTGTACAAAAATGCCCAAGCCATTGGCATTTTCTTGGAGAGGGATGCTTTTTTTGTCTCTATGTTCCTCCTCCTTATTACGTTATTTGTACACCACCTGATCTGAGTTTCCATCAGTCAGTTGCCATCTATAGAACTAGAAAACCAAAAAGAGGACACCCTGATTAGcagccaaaaatttgaaaaacagtTGATTAGCAATGTGATTGGCGGCGCCGATGCCGGGCAACAGTGACAGAATGCTTCTTGCTGTGCTTTGTTTCTTCATTCCAGTTCTTGCCAATGTCATTTGCCACTCTAATGGCATCCATTGATGCACCAGAGAGACCTCTTCTTGTGAAGCCAACTGCATATAGCCCAGCTTTGCCTTTCCACCCATTTGGGAATGGGGATCTGGGAAACCCATTTCTGgaaaagaaatcattttcctGAAAACCAAACAAACAAGTTTAGCCTCTTCTCTGGGAAAGGTACTCCCAAGTAATATAACCATGCAGTACAAATGGGCAGCAGGGACATAAAAGGCAATTCACTTTTGTTACAGAGAAAATAGTCCAAAACATCTCTGCCCCTTTATCTTTCTTACCAGTATTTCTTGGAAAGCCAATTCTAATTATGGAAAGAACACATTGGAAGAAACTTCTAATCGAaacacattttaaaatattggttGAAAAACAAGCATGACAGAATCCAACAACCTGATCAGAAGCAGGATAGGAACAGAGAATCTACAGGAACCAACTTCCATAACTGTCACATGAATCCATAAATAGAGATATATCTCCAAAAGAAATAAGTAACGTTTATGTTTCTCCCACCTTTAACCAAGAAGGGACATTGCTGCAGTAGCCGGTTGCCAGAATAACAGAATCAACCTCAAGATTTTCCCCATTGACAAGCTCGACCCTACCGCGTGAGAATCTCTTGATGCCAGGCACTACTTTGATGCCACCAGATCTAATTTTTGCCACGGAACCGATGTCCAGCACAGGGGTCTTTCCTTCAATGTTTTTGAGCTGTAAAGGGCCTATAGATGGCCTTTTCAGTCCGTACTTCTCTAAGTTCCCGAGAAGCAACCTTGAAATAACCAGTAATATTTTGTCAACTAGCCAAACTGGCAGCCATTTCATCAGCCGAACAGCTAGATCAAAAGTTGATTTCCCCAGGACTTCTCTTGGCAAGACATGAACCTGTTGATTGAAGTAAGGGTAGAGCCAGTTAGAATTTGGGGTGCTCGCAGGTTATGAGGAACTAGAAGATACTCAGTAGCTGAGAGAATTGACGACTCACCGAGCTGCGGACCACCATTGATGGAATTGCATTGTAGTGGCAAAGATCAAGGGAAACCTCCATGCCCGAGTTGCCACAACCAACTACTAGGACCTGCTTTCCTTGATAAGCTTCACCGGACTTGTACTCGCAGGCATGCACCACAGGGCCACCAAACTCTTCCAGGCCTTCTAATTCTGGCACCACCTTCTCTGCATTCTCACCGGTGGCCACCACCAGCCAGCGGCATATGTACTCGACCTCTCCCCTTGAAAAACCATCGGTACTTGCATTGGCCTTGACCCTCCACAGGCCACAGGTCTCATCATACTTAGCTGACTCCACAGTCTCATTGAATCTTGGATCAATGTCGAAGTGCCTCGCATATGATTCAAGATAGTCGATGAACTGATTCTTTGTGGGGTATTCTGGGAAGTTCTCCGGAAATGGGAAGTAGGGTAGTTGACAGAATTGCTTGGGGAGGTGTAGTTTCAGGCGGTCGTATGTGTGGTTTTGCCAAAGTGAGGCAATGCAGTTGGCCCTTTCAAGGATTATGAATGGCACACCTTGTTGCTTCAGCCCTGAGCCAACTGCCAGCCCCGAGGGGCCTGCCCCGACAATGACAGGTCCATTTACCAGTGTACACCGCCCAGAAAAGAAGTTTTCCTGATCTAGACTAGTTTGATTGATCATTGTTGGTATATGTTGAAGATGGAAAAGCTGTGCTCAAGGCAGTACTTCAAGATGATTagacagagaagagaaaggaaggaTACGATAAATTAATCTTCCACCTTCCAAGTTGTAGACAAAGGTAGCGACtaaggaaggaggagaagaagagaaaagaatagAATGTGAAAGTTTGTCTTGAAGCAGTGTGTGGAGGGGGTTAGAAGGATGGAGGGGGTTTAAATAGGGAAGTTGACAGCATGTGATTAGGATTTTGTCTGTCAAATAGAACGATCCCGTTTTTTGTGCTTCTAATCAATCTTTCACCTTAGATAAGAGGTATTTTGGCATAAAAAAGACAAAGGCAATAGCCCATTGTAGTAACAAAAACTTACTCCTTTTTACTGGTTTCTCTTTGACCCATTCGAGATCGATATATTTCTGTAGCACGGTATGGAGCAAGCAATTCGGTAACAGAaagaatttatttgattaaatgcGTGGATatcaaaaaccaaacaaaagataaaatttcaaattaaatagaCAACCGACcaacaataattacaagaatgAATCTTTGAAGGTCTTTCTCTAATGATAAGCCTTATGGGAGGCTCCGTTTGTTTATTCCAATTATAGAATATGTTATTGGTACGTACATGTGTAGGTAATAACTCACAATACATAAAGAATTAGCTACTATGCCATTTCCCTTTGCCACTTTGGAGTCTTGACTTGCATATAGCCCCTTTTGCCTTAGTTTCTCAGAATCTTTCAACCTTAAAATTACCTATAGATGCCATTCTTTTTGCTAAGTAGATATATCCAACACACCCAGCCTACCAACCAATTCTGTTTTAAGTCTTTGAACATAGGTTAGAGTCAGAGACTATGACTGATTGAACTTTCTTTGACGATGAAAGAAAAAAGTGTTCAATTTGTTATAAAAACCAGTGTGATGAATATCACCCATGTGACTCCCTCTCGCAGATTCTTTAAGGATTTGTATAAGAGGTTGGGGAGAGTGACTTTTTGAAATTCTCTCTTCCTAAAGCTGCAAAAGAATGTATATCAATCTCTTGGCCTCCCTAAACCATGTTTTATGAGAGAATTTGCACTAAACTAACTTCgttttgttttgcttttgcCTCTCATCACTGATGTAGGATGCATGGAAAGTAACAGACAGAGGAGGTTAGACAGATGATTTACTGAAGTTCTCTCTTCCTTAAAGATGCACAAGACCATATACCTTGGTTTATCTTAGAATCAGGCCTCACAAATATTTAGGTGGTGTAGAAGTAAGAGTTCTAGTAAGATCAATGACATATCAATTCAAGTCAAAGAAAAGTTTAGGGATAAAACTAGCTATTATTTGGCCAAATTACATTACTGGATCAATTCAAGATGGCTAATGAACAGTATTACTGCTAATTTGGTGATATATAATGAATTTCACCCAAATTACACTGCTTGGGTGGCAAAATAGAAAGCTTACCATTTTTAGTAGCTCTATGAGGATTTTTTGCTTTGGTACTATTTGACTTCAAATCATTTGTTATAAGAGGAAGTGCCTTTGGTTAGTGAGAGGATTCCTGCAATTAGTGGGAGTGTAGCCATAGACAGTACCTTGGAGACTCAAGTAATTCGATGTAGCCAACGTGAGCTTATCCCTTGTTGTCATTTTGATGACATTGAGGGAAGGGTACTTATGTGTCCCATGTCGGATGACATTGAGCCAACTTCTTATGAAGAAGTTTTAACCTCCCTAAACCAAGATCAATGGTTGATCACTATGAAAGAGGAAATGGACTCGATGGATAAGAATAAGGTGTGGGAACTTGTTGATCTTCCACTAAATAGAAAGGCGATTGGCAACAAATGGGTCTTGAAAGTCAAACATCGAGCTGATGGATCGATCGACAAGTATAAGGCCCGGCTGGTCGCAAAGGGCTACACCCAAATGGAGGGTGTGGATTTCTTAGAGACATTTTCTCTTGTGGTGAGATTTGACTCTATTCGCGTGATTCTAGCCATCGTTGCTCATTTAGATCTTGAGCTACACTAGATGGATGTCAAGACAAcatttctcaatggagaacTAGATGAGGAGATATACATGGATCAACTCATCGGTTTTGTTACTGAAGGGCAGAAGGGCAAAGTGTGCCGTCTCAAACAATCCATATATGGTCTCAAGCAATCGTCTAAACAATGGTATCTACGGTTTCATGAATCTGTCACCTCCATAGGTTTGACCATGATGGAGGAAGACCATTGTGTATATGTCCAAAGGACAAGAGATGGGTTCTTGATTTTGtccttatatgtagatgacatcttATTGGCTGAAACAACTTGGAGATGATCAACGCCATTAAAGAATGGTTATCCTTTGTCTTTGAGATGAAGGATTTAGGAGAAACGAGTTATATCCTTGGAGTTAAGATCTTAAGGGATCACTCAAGGAGGCTTTTGAGTTTGTCTCAAGAGACTTACCTTCGTAAGATCCTTGAATGATTTAATATGGATAACTCAAATCTTGTTGATACTCCAATTGATAAGGGTTGCACCTTGAGTACTAATCAGTACCCTAaaatagaggaagaaaagaaactgATGGAAATGAAACCATACGCCAGTGCTATTGGGAGTCTCATGTACCTAATGAAGTATACTTGTCCTGATATCTGCTTCGTCGTTGGGCTAGTAAGTAGATACCAAAGtaatccaggtgagaaacactagAAAGTTGTTAAGAGAATCATGAGGTATCTACGTGGTACTTATGATTATCCTGGCTCTCCAAGGTAAAGATATGAAAGTATGGGGTTACATTGATGCTGATTTTGGGGGAGATATAGATGATAGTGTCTCTACATCAACATATGTTTTTACTCTTGGTGGAAGCTCTATTTCTTGGCGAAACAAGAAGTAAGATTGCGTTGC from Diospyros lotus cultivar Yz01 chromosome 4, ASM1463336v1, whole genome shotgun sequence includes the following:
- the LOC127799120 gene encoding uncharacterized mitochondrial protein AtMg00820-like, whose amino-acid sequence is MSDDIEPTSYEEVLTSLNQDQWLITMKEEMDSMDKNKVWELVDLPLNRKAIGNKWVLKVKHRADGSIDKYKARLVAKGYTQMEGVDFLETFSLVVRFDSIRVILAIVAHLDLELH
- the LOC127800352 gene encoding probable indole-3-pyruvate monooxygenase YUCCA3; translated protein: MINQTSLDQENFFSGRCTLVNGPVIVGAGPSGLAVGSGLKQQGVPFIILERANCIASLWQNHTYDRLKLHLPKQFCQLPYFPFPENFPEYPTKNQFIDYLESYARHFDIDPRFNETVESAKYDETCGLWRVKANASTDGFSRGEVEYICRWLVVATGENAEKVVPELEGLEEFGGPVVHACEYKSGEAYQGKQVLVVGCGNSGMEVSLDLCHYNAIPSMVVRSSVHVLPREVLGKSTFDLAVRLMKWLPVWLVDKILLVISRLLLGNLEKYGLKRPSIGPLQLKNIEGKTPVLDIGSVAKIRSGGIKVVPGIKRFSRGRVELVNGENLEVDSVILATGYCSNVPSWLKENDFFSRNGFPRSPFPNGWKGKAGLYAVGFTRRGLSGASMDAIRVANDIGKNWNEETKHSKKHSVTVARHRRRQSHC